The following are encoded in a window of Nocardia sp. BMG111209 genomic DNA:
- a CDS encoding NUDIX hydrolase — translation MSTADRANSRRRRPRRRGSGGGAAKPAKPATAAKAGGTAKSADKAGTAKNGAAKSTAAKGAKPRMRTVRETSAGGLVVEGLDGPPEQRCAALIGRTDRRGRLLWSLPKGHIEDGETAEQTAVREVAEETGISGMVVAELGSIDYWFVTDGRRVHKTVHHYLMRSIGGELSDADVEVTKVAWVPLSELDSRLAYADERRLAEVANRLMDRMENGRR, via the coding sequence GTGTCTACGGCCGATCGCGCGAACAGCCGACGCCGCCGGCCGCGGCGTCGCGGTTCGGGCGGTGGTGCCGCCAAACCCGCGAAACCCGCCACCGCGGCCAAGGCCGGGGGCACAGCCAAGTCCGCCGACAAGGCGGGCACGGCCAAGAACGGGGCCGCCAAATCCACTGCCGCCAAGGGTGCGAAGCCGCGTATGCGGACCGTCCGGGAGACTTCGGCGGGTGGTCTGGTGGTCGAGGGCCTGGACGGGCCGCCGGAGCAGCGCTGTGCCGCACTCATCGGGCGCACCGACCGCCGCGGGCGGTTACTGTGGTCGCTGCCCAAGGGACATATCGAGGACGGTGAGACCGCCGAGCAGACGGCGGTTCGCGAGGTGGCCGAGGAGACCGGTATCAGCGGTATGGTCGTTGCCGAACTCGGCAGTATCGACTACTGGTTCGTCACCGACGGCCGCCGGGTGCACAAGACCGTGCACCACTATTTGATGCGGTCGATCGGCGGCGAGCTGTCGGATGCCGATGTCGAGGTGACCAAGGTGGCCTGGGTGCCGCTGAGCGAACTCGATTCCCGGCTCGCCTATGCCGACGAGCGCCGATTGGCGGAGGTCGCGAACCGCCTGATGGATCGGATGGAGAACGGCAGACGATGA
- the murJ gene encoding murein biosynthesis integral membrane protein MurJ has product MHRVPPNEPARGRPMPPGARPPHRGQPPADPGEAGYRYHPAALSTGPTERIARPRPDAPRPERVGGHPRTATQLAVRPAANPNSRLLSASGSIAIATLISRITGFGKQLLLLTVLGPAIASAFTVASQIPTMVEQLVLGAVLTAFVVPTLVRAEKEDADGGAAFVRRLVTTAFLVLATAALFCTAAAPLLIKYIFLSDDGKVSTGLTTALAYLLLPAILCYGMSSLLMAILNTHEIFKPGAWAPVLNNVVVLVVLGMYALTPGEISLHPVRMGEPKLLILGVGVTLGVLVQVLSLLPPIRRAGINLRPLWGVDARLKQFGGMATAVILYVFISQAGFVFGTRISSHADVAGPAIYNNAWLLLQLPYGVLGVTVLTAIMPRLSRDAAADDNPAVVDDLSTATRLTMIALLPVVLFLTVAGPQVGKALYGYGHFGHAEATRLGETVSWSAFTLIPYALVLIHLRVFYAREQAWTPTWIILGITTVRIALSALAPIVVPEDHVVIALSVANGIGYIAGAIIGGWLLHRSLGDLRMTNVGRTITRVVLSSVAGAAVTVIVDQLLGLPRLHSVSGSMFRVVVDAVVMFGVAFGLMRLIGIPEIVSITVSISRRLGITAPAPDLALGDPDADMQDTMVLPRFDAAPYYYRYEPYMDTQTMVLPVIRPGAVDRTGTGEFPYPVRQRNANAEPGTHRQDPDSHHDETGTRADAEHGQTGDGLGATPGYRTTTHQGEGGTSVSDDAAGAVPAADAAAAAGAVRTDDVQPAGVPSDDRHAGDHREPPAEQHAGVPGLVPSRDPVYDTGMMSPVSPEMPPMRTEPPMRRLQRGPKLIPGASVAGGRYRLLADHGGARGLRFWQALDVKLDREVALTFVDADQKATDNSGQDGPQGILSRTLRLGRINSPGLARVLDVVRGSSGGIVVAEWTPGRSLREMAETRPSPIGAARAIRALAAAAELAHRGGGSLSIDHPDRVRISASGDAVLAFPGTLSDSEPQADVRGLGAMLYALMTARWPIRVGGVSGAAATVGGLPLADFGPDGTPVEPRQIRPEVPFEISAVAVRSLESNKGVRTAATVQHVLEQASVVDQKTDFIPVLRLGQRATAPSDSLADPELLAAEKERSQRMVWVLVGLGILAALAVGVIIWWLLSVFAPSSSNAPLNEQRQLGLTTANTAPADPATGGAPAAPGAPQSATGGVPVPVTAASVFSPEGTPDGTANVTAVLDGNPATMWRTDQYFQQFPALKKGVGILTTLGSPSKLTKVTIDSPSAGTVVEIRTSPTAATTLDQTQLIGQATLADGATSIAVRADQPARYVLVWITALANSGGQYQTSIGDIRFEAAP; this is encoded by the coding sequence ATGCACCGGGTACCGCCGAATGAACCCGCCCGCGGCCGTCCGATGCCGCCGGGCGCTCGGCCCCCGCATCGCGGGCAGCCGCCCGCCGACCCCGGTGAGGCCGGCTATCGCTACCACCCGGCCGCGCTGTCGACCGGCCCGACCGAACGGATCGCCCGGCCGCGGCCCGACGCACCCCGTCCGGAGCGCGTCGGCGGCCATCCGCGCACCGCCACGCAGCTGGCGGTGCGCCCGGCCGCCAATCCGAACTCGCGACTGCTCAGCGCCTCCGGTTCGATCGCGATCGCGACGCTGATCAGCCGGATCACCGGTTTCGGCAAGCAGTTGCTGCTGCTGACCGTGCTCGGCCCGGCCATCGCCAGCGCCTTCACCGTCGCCAGCCAGATCCCGACCATGGTGGAACAGCTGGTGCTCGGCGCGGTGCTGACCGCGTTCGTGGTGCCGACCCTGGTCCGGGCCGAGAAGGAGGATGCCGACGGCGGCGCCGCCTTCGTGCGGCGGCTGGTGACGACGGCCTTCCTGGTACTCGCCACAGCCGCGCTGTTCTGCACGGCGGCCGCGCCGCTGCTGATCAAGTACATCTTCCTGTCCGACGACGGCAAGGTCAGCACCGGTCTGACCACGGCGCTGGCCTATCTGCTGCTGCCGGCCATCCTCTGCTACGGCATGTCGTCGCTGCTGATGGCGATCCTGAACACGCACGAGATCTTCAAGCCCGGCGCCTGGGCACCGGTGCTGAACAACGTGGTCGTACTCGTCGTACTGGGCATGTACGCGCTCACACCCGGCGAGATCTCGCTGCATCCGGTGCGGATGGGCGAACCGAAACTGCTGATCCTCGGGGTCGGCGTGACGCTCGGCGTCCTGGTCCAGGTGCTCAGCCTGCTACCGCCGATCCGGCGCGCCGGGATAAATCTGCGCCCGCTGTGGGGTGTCGACGCCCGGCTGAAGCAGTTCGGCGGCATGGCCACCGCGGTCATCCTCTACGTCTTCATCAGCCAGGCCGGTTTCGTCTTCGGTACCCGGATCTCCTCGCACGCGGACGTCGCCGGCCCGGCCATCTACAACAACGCCTGGCTGCTGTTGCAGTTGCCGTACGGCGTGCTGGGCGTGACCGTGCTGACCGCGATCATGCCGCGGCTGAGCCGCGACGCCGCGGCCGACGACAATCCGGCCGTCGTCGACGATCTCTCGACCGCGACCCGGCTGACCATGATCGCCCTGCTGCCGGTGGTGTTGTTCCTCACCGTCGCGGGCCCGCAGGTCGGCAAGGCGCTCTACGGCTACGGGCACTTCGGTCACGCCGAGGCCACCCGGCTGGGCGAGACGGTCAGTTGGTCCGCCTTCACCCTGATCCCGTACGCGCTGGTGCTGATCCATCTGCGGGTCTTCTACGCCCGGGAACAGGCCTGGACGCCGACCTGGATCATCCTGGGCATCACCACGGTCCGGATCGCGCTCTCGGCGCTGGCGCCGATCGTGGTGCCCGAGGACCACGTGGTGATCGCGCTGAGCGTCGCCAACGGCATCGGGTACATCGCCGGTGCGATCATCGGCGGCTGGCTGCTGCACCGCAGCCTGGGAGATCTCCGGATGACCAACGTCGGCCGGACCATCACCCGGGTGGTGCTCTCCTCGGTGGCCGGCGCGGCGGTCACGGTGATCGTGGACCAGCTGCTCGGACTGCCCCGGCTGCACAGCGTGAGCGGTTCGATGTTCCGGGTGGTCGTCGACGCGGTGGTCATGTTCGGCGTCGCTTTCGGGCTGATGCGCCTGATCGGTATCCCGGAGATCGTGTCGATCACCGTCTCGATCTCGCGGCGTCTCGGCATCACCGCACCGGCCCCGGATCTGGCCCTCGGCGATCCGGATGCCGACATGCAGGACACCATGGTGCTGCCGCGGTTCGACGCCGCGCCGTACTACTACCGGTACGAGCCGTACATGGATACCCAGACCATGGTGCTGCCGGTCATTCGACCCGGTGCGGTTGACCGCACCGGCACGGGTGAGTTCCCGTACCCTGTTCGGCAGAGAAACGCAAATGCCGAACCCGGCACTCACCGGCAGGACCCGGACTCCCACCATGACGAAACGGGTACTCGCGCGGATGCGGAACATGGACAAACCGGCGACGGGCTTGGTGCGACGCCGGGATATCGGACCACGACACACCAGGGCGAAGGAGGAACCAGCGTGAGCGACGACGCGGCGGGTGCCGTACCGGCCGCCGATGCTGCTGCCGCGGCGGGCGCTGTGCGCACCGACGACGTCCAGCCCGCCGGCGTGCCGTCGGACGACCGGCACGCCGGCGACCACAGGGAGCCGCCGGCCGAGCAGCATGCCGGGGTTCCCGGCCTGGTGCCGTCCCGCGATCCGGTCTACGACACCGGCATGATGTCGCCGGTCTCGCCGGAGATGCCGCCGATGCGGACGGAACCGCCGATGCGGCGACTACAGCGCGGGCCGAAGCTGATCCCGGGCGCCTCGGTGGCCGGTGGCCGCTACCGGCTGCTGGCCGATCACGGCGGCGCCCGTGGCCTGCGCTTCTGGCAGGCCCTGGACGTGAAGCTCGATCGCGAGGTCGCCCTGACCTTCGTCGACGCCGATCAGAAGGCCACCGACAACTCCGGCCAGGACGGCCCGCAGGGCATCCTGTCGCGCACGCTGCGGCTGGGCCGGATCAACTCGCCGGGCCTGGCCCGCGTACTGGATGTGGTGCGCGGCAGTTCCGGCGGCATCGTGGTGGCCGAGTGGACACCCGGCCGATCGCTGCGGGAGATGGCCGAGACCAGGCCGTCGCCGATCGGCGCGGCCCGGGCCATCCGGGCGCTCGCCGCCGCGGCCGAGCTGGCGCACCGCGGCGGTGGTTCGCTGTCCATCGATCATCCGGACCGGGTGCGCATCAGCGCCTCCGGTGACGCGGTCCTGGCCTTCCCCGGCACGCTGTCGGATTCGGAGCCGCAGGCGGATGTGCGCGGCCTCGGCGCCATGCTCTACGCGCTGATGACCGCCCGCTGGCCGATCCGGGTCGGCGGGGTCTCCGGCGCCGCCGCGACCGTGGGCGGGCTGCCGCTGGCCGATTTCGGCCCGGACGGCACGCCGGTGGAGCCGCGGCAGATCCGGCCCGAGGTGCCCTTCGAGATCTCCGCGGTCGCGGTGCGCTCGCTGGAGTCCAACAAGGGTGTGCGGACCGCCGCGACGGTGCAGCACGTGCTGGAGCAGGCCTCGGTCGTCGACCAGAAGACCGATTTCATCCCGGTGCTGCGGCTGGGCCAGCGGGCGACCGCACCCAGCGATTCGCTCGCCGATCCGGAGCTGCTGGCGGCCGAGAAGGAACGCTCGCAGCGCATGGTGTGGGTGCTGGTCGGTCTCGGCATCCTGGCGGCGCTGGCGGTCGGCGTGATCATCTGGTGGCTGCTGAGCGTCTTCGCGCCCAGCTCCTCCAACGCCCCGCTCAACGAGCAGCGTCAGTTGGGCCTCACCACGGCCAATACGGCGCCGGCCGATCCGGCCACCGGTGGCGCCCCGGCCGCGCCGGGTGCGCCGCAGTCGGCCACCGGTGGTGTTCCGGTGCCGGTGACGGCCGCGTCGGTGTTCTCCCCGGAGGGCACCCCGGACGGCACCGCCAACGTCACCGCGGTACTGGACGGCAACCCGGCCACCATGTGGCGGACCGATCAGTACTTCCAGCAGTTCCCGGCGCTGAAGAAGGGCGTCGGGATCCTGACCACGCTGGGCAGTCCGAGCAAGCTCACCAAGGTGACCATCGATTCGCCGAGCGCGGGCACCGTGGTCGAGATCCGCACCTCGCCCACCGCGGCGACCACGCTCGACCAGACCCAGCTGATCGGCCAGGCGACCCTGGCCGACGGCGCCACCTCGATCGCGGTGCGCGCGGACCAGCCGGCCCGGTACGTGCTGGTGTGGATCACCGCGCTGGCCAATTCCGGTGGTCAGTACCAGACCTCGATCGGCGACATCCGCTTCGAGGCCGCCCCGTAA